The region GATATCAGGCCCAGTAGGCCCAAAATCCTGGCATTAAAAGGCCAAACCTGGAAAAGGAAAACTTGTTGGGTAAGGAGTCTTAGGCCCCACAATTATTACATGGGTCACCTTGACATGGGCAGACATAATGACGAGGCATGGTACAACATCATTGATAATGTGGACCCCCACTACCTAAAACACTTGAGGGAATTTATTGGGGcacaaaaaaattgacaatcAAATTGCAAATACACCAAGCCCAAACAAATCAATGGCGATATCCAATGCATTATTTTATGCAACGAGGGGCCCAGGAATAGTTATAAAGAGTACCTAGACAAAGACGAGAATGCCATACTAAAACGGTGGACACTTGCAAATGCAAAGTTCATCTTCATCTCCGGCCAACTGTACTCAGAGGGTGACGGCCCCAGAGCGTGAAAATCCAACACGCCATAGCCAAGACGTCTAAGAGGCATAAGAAATTCAAGCTCGAGTGCGGGTACATCGTATATCACGCCAATGGTTACATATGACCACACGTTATTCCAAAAACTATGCAATCAGGGGTTTACTCCAACACCTTCTAGAACCCCTTATACTTCAAGACAATGAAATGCATCACTAGGAACCAATACAAAACTGTGATCAAATTCAACTACAACCTCCGCAAGGCACTCAAAGTCCAGCTTAGGATTTTACCCTTGATGACCTAGATGTCTGGTGGCTTTTGCAGAGATCTCCCAAAGTAGGTTATGGCCATGCGTATTCGATATCATATAATGATGAAAGTACAGTCAATCAGATGTATTTCCCttgatttactttttatttgtattaaaaatgcCATGAAGAAATGACAACTATGCATCAATTACAAACTCATATATGATAAAATTGAGTTCTACGAATAACGCGATTACAATTCCACTCCAAGCTAAGAATCAAAGAAAGGGAAAGGAGTAGCAAAGGACCCCCATATTCAAAGAACCAGGCTTTATTTTCAGTTGTAATCAAAGAGGTTTCCCACAACCACCCAGTACTAATAACGAATTGGGATCTCTACACAACCTTAGATGTAAAAAATTACATGATTTTAAACGGTACAAGGATGAGTTCCTAAGGTTATTGTACCAAAAAGACAACAACAGTGCTCCTTActggaaataaaaatatatatggggATTACCACGTTTATTTGTAGACAAAGTACGAGAAAGAATCAGTCTTGAAAGCTCGAATCGAAGAATAGATTACAATAAGTATACCTTCGAAGATTTGACCCAATTTATAATATCTACTACATCACAAGAATGCAATGTTTGAATTACAGAAACAGGTGATATGGAAATCAGATTAACAAACTTTTcagatattttaacaaatttggaAGGCAAATTAAAATTAGATGGTGTAGACTGAAGCTGgaccatatcaacaaacaagCAATTCAACAATGGGTCTTGGAAGCATGCATTGCTCAGCCCAAAAGATTCATCAGAAGGACATTAATGAAGAAGGGAATTTGCTTTGAGGATAGTCCATATCTCTACAGAAACaataaaaccaacaaaaaattCGCCAAAAGGACAATCAATGCCTAAAAAAACTCACCAGAAAATGATAAGGATCAGAGTTTAGAGACAATGATGCTTTACAACAATCAAGATCCCTACCCATAATGTATATTGCCCCAAAGGATTCGCCTAAATGATcagaagacaataatgaagaaAGGAGTCTGCTTGATAACAGTCCAATTCTCTATCCACAAAACTGAATCTGCAAAACCAAGCTCCTTACAAAGAGAGTTATTACTAGGATTAAAGGAATCATCAGTTCTTCTGCAATGGCCAACATCATCAGAGGGCTTCTTTGACAATTAGCACCACCCTTATCTAGAGTTGGAAAATGGGCCAGGTGGCCTATGGGCCTGGCTAGCTGGCCAGCCTCCCAGCCCTACCCACCCCGATTTGGTACTGTAGCAAATAGGCCAGCTTGGTCCGGTCCCAAGAATATAAGTCGTGCCAAGCTAGTGCTTTGTGGCCCGTGGCCCAGCATGACCCACCAAAATGGCACGACCCAGGGAATCATGGCAAATTGTATGGAATCATGCCAATTTTGTCTAATTATcttatcaaattaaatttcaaattgtaGGGAATCATGGCAATTTGGTCTGATTATCTGaccaaaataaatttcaaattgtaGGAATCATGGCAGAGAATCATGGCAAATTGCATGGAATAATGGCAAATTGCAGGGAATCATGgcaatttggtttgattattaaaccaaattgaatttcaaattacTTTCACTCATGGCAGGGAAGTTATCAgaccaaattaaatttcaaagtgctttcaCTATTACAAAGAATCATTGCAGGGAagcaatcaaatcaaattgaaatttcaaattcaaattgttTCACTATTATAAGCGATTGTTGAAGTTATTCAATCACAAAAATTGCGTTCACTATCTTACTCTCTTGCCGATACACTATTTTATAAGTTGTCATGCTCTATTACTATCTTGTTAATTACTATATTTTCTAGTGTCTcgatattttttattgttttcattaCTCTACATTTAGAACCATGTTTTCCTTTCGTCGCTCCCTCGCTACTCATAGAAATGATCCTCACAGTGCTTCTTTTATGGAGCCCCCTTAAGCCATTACATTTTCTGAAAACCCTCAATGGCCTTCTATTCCATCCCCAATGGGACCACTCCCCCATGATTTTTTTAACGATTAGAGTGGCAGTCAATGGGCATGGTCGCACCCATCATTTACTGAATCAGAAACACAACCTCCCAAATCACAAGATCCTGATATGCAAATGTTTGTTAACCCCCCACCTCTACCAACTGAGAAACCCTCACCAAACAAGGGTTAGACCTCCTCAAAACAACCAAATGAGGAGCTGTCCAGCTCACAATGTAACTCCAAGCAACAAAGAACTAGTAATATATGGCAGGTATTCGAGATCATTTATATAGTCGGGAAAGGTTAAAGAGCTCcatgtaaattttgtaaaaaatactACTCATGCTAACCAGGGGGTAGGACTAGACACTTGATAAGACATGCCTTGAAACATGATGGCGGTTTGGACGCAACGCAGACACAATTGCAACAAGATAAGGGTTTGATTTTTCGATATAATAGCGAACTTGATAAATCTAGTTTagcaaaactaataattaaaattgaatcttcttttttgtttgggGAGAATAcaatatttaaatgatattGTAAAAATACATTACAACCTGCAACTAGGGGTTTTTCACAAAAGACTAACAAATGAGGCAATGAGGTTATATCTAGAATATTtagaacaattgaaaaatacatttaatgcaTTTAATGGAATTGTGTCATTAACGTCGGATATTTGGTATAATGTTATGACAAATAACCACTATATGTGTGTCACCATATATTGAATTGAtgaagaatgaaaaattcaaaaaagaataattggaTTCATAGAATTAGTAAAACAACATAAGGGTAATTTAATTATAAGTAAAATTTGAGAGACCTGTTATAATTACaatattagtgataaaataatggCAATCTCATTTGATAATGCGAGTAACAATGGCTCTGCCATTGAACGACTCAAATGTGAACTTCCATTAATTTTAGATGGGCAACTGTTTCACAATAGATGTGCATGCCATATTTTAAAGTTATGTATACAGGATAGTCTACAAGTATATAATAAGACATTAGCTAAAATAATGGGTGTTTTGGCTTTAATTCGAAGTAATGAATTCTGTTCCCCGAGAGTGGAAACAACTTATTAATGGATTTGACTTACCATATAGAAGATTTCCAGCAGATATTCAAACTATGTGAAATTCAACTTAGTTATTGTTACGAAAAACTAAACCATATATACAaaacttgaattatttttaaatagagAAATAGTAGAAGTATAACAACTAAGGGATAGTGCTTGGGAACAACAAAATGTTATTatctatatattaaaaacattttatagtgcaacaaaaatattttatggttGTAAATATCCTACCACACATATTTTTATTCGTGAAACATTTCCTATTATTAGTTGTTTTGCAAAACATAGggattcaaatatatatggacAATTTATAGCctcaatgaataaaaaaattattggacTAATATACcactattatattttatagcAGCTATATTAGATCCCACACAAAAGTGGAAAtgtgttgaatattttttagagttttaCGAAGCGATTATGGGGGTTAACacacaagaaataaaaacaaaagttcaaaatttaatttttgaaatatataatttatatgagtcTTATTTTGGTAATAAATCAAGTAGTGAAAATTCTTCTTCACAAGAGAAGtctaaaatattcttaaaatggGGGTGGTCCACATACCTCAAATCGAGAAAACCAAATGGCAGTCCACAAACATCTATTGGGTTTAACGAACTTGAAATCTATTTAAATAAGAGATCTTCATTTTCTGATGAACACATtaatacatttgatattttgttatgGTGACGTCAAAATCAACACATGTATCCGGTGTTAGCCACCATGGCCCGAGATCTACTAACCCCCCCTCCTGGTGTCCATAGTGCCATCGAAATTAGCTTTTTCTACAAGAAATAGAGTGCTCAACCTAAAAAGATCAAGGTTGCAATAAACGACACTAGAAATGTGTATATGCTTTAAGGATTAGTTGGATGCTGAATTTGACAAACAATTGATAGATTTGTACAATGAATCTAGCGAATCAGAGTATAATGACAGTGCAGGATCATCCACAACATAGTGATATTTTCTCCTAAAGGGAATACGCCTCgcaattattgaaaaatttgagcAAGAAATCGgagcaagaaaaataaagaggaGATTTGAACAGGAAGAAGGAATGGTTGCAtcaaatcaaaggaaaaatcaaaagaggaGATTTGGCCCGCGAAGATGGCATGGCCCTGCTTGCAAGCCCATGGCCCGTTCCGGCCTGCTCTAGCCCGCCTTAGCCCGTTTATAAAGGGCCATAGGGTCGTGTCGAGCCCCCATTTTCTATTGTTTGACCCGGCTCACCTCCCTCGCGGGCCAAGCGGGAGGGGAGCCAACACGCCCGACCCGCCCATTTTCCAACTCTACTCTTATCTTCAAGATATGATCACCTGAAGTTTTCCACCAATTGGATAAGAAGTTCAAGGAAGGCACCGCTTAGCTCAGATTGCATATCTCACTCTTTGCTCATTATCAAACTCTAGTAATTCTCACCTTGCACTTTGCAAAATTTCCCTTATGCTACAAGTTTGTAACACTGCCATGTATCCAAGTCAATCAATTCTCAAGTAATTCCGGACAAATGTTACAAGTTCTTGAAACAGTTGAATTTCCAgttgtttattttgatcatttcaatGTCAAGTTTGTCCCAATTACAGCACAAGGATTGTAACAATTACAATGTGGAAAGTAAGAAGTTTTTAACAGAAGAGGTGgaggaaaaccaagaaaaacaaCAATTCATATGTGTTATAATGGACTTATCGTAATAAAGATCATTGGCTGTCTAGAACTGTGTAGCCAACTCTACTTGATCAATCAAGGATAAATACCTCGATTATTACCTCACCCataaacatatattggtttttTCACCTCTTTTTGAGTGTTGGTACACATTGTCTTATTTTAAGAAGTTAAAGCTATAGGAGAAATATTTTGAGGATTTTGTGTAACGTGACTttgaaaatacttaaaaataaaaaataatagttgaggaatgatatgaaatttatatgtaaattttgagggaaaaatgaTTATTTAGCAATTTCCAAAGCACTTAACCGGTATGTAAATAATAGGCACTGCAATACTTGCAAAATAATACACATTTCTAAAGCAGCAATGGCTGGTGCCGGAAGCATTGAAGAATGCACCAAGCTTCCCAAATCTAACAAGTGAAAAGACCATCCTCCGCAACATTGCGAATGGATCGTGTTTCTTTTATCTAAACAACCcaaataaaactataaattaTAATAGCAGCAACAGCAACATCAGAGGCATACCCACCACCATGGGACCGTATCTCACAGGGACAATTTATCGAGCAGCTAGAGAGCAACATAGAACGAGACATAAGTGTATCGCAAACACACCGATAGATGAATTCTGAAATGGGTAACGACTGCTGGACTGGCGGATTAAAGGCAATAAGGTTGCAGTTCAATATAAATTGCAGAATACTTGTGTGTGTCGCTGTGTGTATGAAACAAATAGATATGAGATAGAGGATCCTGCCTTGAGCACTATATTGCAAAGCTCCCACCGCGCGGCCGCCATCAGCACCCATCTCCTAATGATCATCACACCcacttttttctctctctctctcttgccatCGATGATGGGTAATGCGGCCTCTGGTGGGAGCTTTGCAATGATGGGTGGTCACGAGAAATGCGAATGCGATGATGGGTGGCCACGTTCCTCGCGACCGCCGGCAATAATGGTCATGTACGATGATGGCCGGTGATGCAAGTAAAATGATTGTGTACaagaatatttttgaaaaataattatataattgtaaAAGATGATTGTGGAGAATAGAGGTGAATGGAAATGGAATTTTCTTAACCAAAATAGTTGTTTTTGGAATTTTggattaaataatttatgtataaaatttgataatatcACTTAGTTGAGAGTTAGCTCATATCTCCAAATTTAAGTTTCAATTTGTGATTgtgtataatttaattatttgaatagtTATTAATCATGCAATTTACGAGTTTCAAGTAAAAGatgtataatattatttttataattataggttgttttgttagattttattttttcataatatattcaaTGAGGTACTATTTGAAATCTCTGATATAAGATCATATTCTTTTTACTAATCACTGAACAAAGACAAAGCccacaacaaaaacaaagacCAAATGTTCTTATAGAACATGCAGAAAGAGCGTAGACACAAACATGAACCACGTCTATAAAATCATGATATGTTCAAGAACAACCAAGACAAAGGATCTGGAGATGTTAAGCTACAGGTCTTAACAGTAATAGCCAATCTTGAGAAACTCCAGAGGCATCTAAAAATCCATGTTCATTGAGACCAAACTAAGGGGAAGCTGAATTTCATGATTCATGGCCGAGTTTTAGACCTTCCTGATGAGGATAAACAACCTCTGGTCAAGCTCCAGCTTCTGTGCATCGCTCGGATCTGCTTTCAGCAGCATCAGAAGCCCTCCGAATGAAGCGCAAATCTCCCTGGAACAAAAatcgaaaaagaaaaaacacaaaaccGTCAAATTTCCAATAAGTAGAGCCTTTCCATGGCAATCTTGCCCCAGGCAAAAGAGAAGCccagaagaagaaacaaactgagaagaagggaagagaatTTGTTCATATAATTTTGTCTCAAGTGAGCAACAACTGGTGGCACAGGACTAAGACGTGGATTGCCCACCCATGCACCCCCAAATGATAATCGAAACCAGGCAAAAACATAAGCAGGACACATACTGCAACTTCACGGTCAGGGTAGTTTAGATCTCTGAACATTTAAGCTACTTAAACTTTTCGCTTCTTAATGCAAAGTCTGATAGCAAGCATACATGGGGTCTTTGGAAACAGCAGAGGTATATCTACAAGGTAAGGCATGCATACACTTTATTATCTGAGATCCTATATGACTTCCCATGCATGACATATTCAAACTTGTCTGCAAGCGATTTCCTTCCGCCCTGAAATTGATAAAATAGAGTACATAAGAGAACCTTTTACCCGAAATAATATCTGGAAACATCTAGAAAAGTTCACATCTCAACTGACAACGATTAGGATGGCATCCTACAAATGCATTAAAAGAGACATCCAAGGCCCAGTCATAGTTTCTACTTGTCAGGTTATGGCACTCTGAAAACGAGAACTTGTGAAtcttattttatgttttctccAAGTTGGTTTCCAATAAGTTTGACTAAATGCATGTTTACTCATGCATTATGTGTTTACCGCCATGTTTGGTAGGGAAAATCCATTTTCCAATACCATCCTTGTACAGCATCCCTCTGGCATCTTCTTGTGAATAATTTGGATTCCTTATCCTTCCATTACATCTATTACCGATCACATTGTCTGCTTCCATCACACACTATTCTGCTTCATACCTGAGCTGCAAACCATTAATCTGGAAGTACTTCTTATGCATCATACAACAATTTGGAAAAGTTAACCATATTATGAACACTTCAGCTCAGTTCAAGATCTAGAGTTATCTTAAGTTTCTCTTTATCCCAAATCGATTTAAGGAATCCATTcatgtttcaatttttcaaagcGGTAATAAGACTACAGCTTGACACACATTCACAGTAGTTCTTCATTAGGAAATGTCAAAAGGGGGTAAAAAGGTGCATGGAAACAACATTGTCTCAAGCAGTGTCAAGAGTATGGGGGGGCATTCAGAGTAGATGAATCTTAGATGATTCTGGTTAACAATGAGATGTTTGATTCTAGAATCAAAAGCAAGGAGATTCTTGTCTCTCTATGAAATTCCACTAATAAAATTAGAGATAGAGTCTACCAAACTCAAGTTCCAGGCATGATGGCAAAGCTTCATAAAACAAATCTTGCAATCAGATGAATTGAATCCTCTCATCTATGTCACGGAGAAGACGGGCTTCAGGGAAAAATGGAGACAATGAATCAGATGGCATATGTACAACACTGATACAATACAACAGAGACATGTTGAGTGCCTTGAGGCGgaaaaataatgtatattttcatatataatgaaaataattcacGTTCTACATAACAGGAGAGAAGttcaaatagaaaaatcaaaGGCAAAGTGTGGAACAATGTTATGAAAGAATTACATAAAAGATTTGCCAGGTAGCAATATCAATATTTGTGTAAGGGTGGTACAGTTGCTCGAATCAAGAACACCCTCTGCATTTTTTGCTATTTGTCACTATTATAGAGTTCAAAGAAGTTGGAGAAGCTCCAAAAGTAATCACCTGCTAGAAGCTTAATATTTAAATTCCACCTTGATGGAAACCACTGTGCACTCTCATGAAAAGTGGGGAAGAAAAcccaagaaagaaaagaggaagacaTAAAAACCATTGGGGATTGAGTAAACAGATTGTGGTATTATGTTGTTTATAGTTTAATCAACAATATGATTATAAAACCACACACGGGAACTAAGCTTTAACGGCTTTAGGTCAAGCTTCAGAAGCAACCCATGAACTAGACAAATATGTGAAGTAGCAAGATATATTGTATTAAGCTTACCTGAGTAAAATAACCACTATCAGGTGTTCCATCCAAATTCAGAGTAGATGCTAATACCATCAAGAATTTCTCCCCAACATGAAGAGGATATATGTCTATGTTCACATCTAGCTGCATGTACATTTCAAGCTGCTCGCTGATTGCTTCAATGCGAGAAACTATATGAAACACATTATGGAACTGTTAGCTTCAAACAGTAACAGACATACTGCTTCATATTTCAGAGAAGGCAAGAAGATTCTTTCTTCACATCAAAAGCATTCAGCTGTCAACTAAAATGGGAGTTTAGTTATGATCTTTTTCTcctcaaaaaatatttcacataATCTTGCATTACAAAAGACATTTCTTCCAAGGTAAGTTCTTGTGGAAAATAATGAAGTATCATCAAGGAGTGCCAAATATGCAGAACAAATAGATAGATCACATAAAACAGACCACCAAAATGTTAGTTAGGAAGTTtattttctctccctttcttgaATAAGATGTCAGAAACTTACCTAGAGCAGATATCAGTtggaaaatgaataaaaataggtaGATACTtgacccaaaaaaagaaaaaaagaaaagaatgaaactGGTAGAAAATAAATGTTTCCATAAAAGCCACTAATATAAAGAGTTTGAGAGAAGCTCCTCCCCTCTGCCATTCCCCTCCCCCTGCCCACGCAGGGCtcccctcaaaaaaaaaaaaaaaaaagccttttCATTTATGCTGCACTGTGCACCATAAACCAGGGTAAACACAAAATGAAATAGTCCTTTTGTAAAACTTCATGCCTGAACTAAAACTCCAATTTCTAACCTCAGCATATCCCCTGAATCCTAATTAGAGAGAGCATAATAGACCATTGATCTGAAGCCACTAAATAATAATGCACCAACAACCGTAATCGTGCCCTGCATTCACAGCACCAATTTAGTCTCACTGCAAAGTTCCAAAACCAATTAGTAATACCCTTCCAGAAATCCACACAGTCAGCAAAGACAGACTGCCAACCACCTTCACACGCGAAATACTCCAACTAAAACCCACAGTAACCCTTAGATCCCCTACTCCAGACTTCCAATATAACTTACCTCAATTCTGCCATTTTTCACAGTCTGacattcctttctttcttttcttttcttttctttttttttttttctttttttggggcGTGGGAGGGAGGGTTAGGTCAGCTATTTTCCAGTCTGCTTCTGGAGGCACGCTGAAAATGTTAATGCAACAAGTCCAGTAACAGCCTTAAATCTTCACAAGCTCCCAATTACATAATGCTCGACAAATATCCCAATGGCATGTCAGCTGCAGGATGGGGAAAAGGTATCTTTATCCACTAGAACCAAAAGAAATTTATGTCTTGTTGGTTTTGAAGCTCTGTTAATTTATGTCTTGTTGGTTTTGAAGCTCCAAACGGCGTTGTTGCTTTTAAGCTAATTGGATGGCCATGTGCAGCAACCGCATGCTGCCATTTGGCAGCTGCTGGATGgcagcacgtggcaaccatcagctgcCTTCAGTTGGGGCCCGATTGCCCTCTCTTGCCCGATCTTATTCCCTGCTCGCCTGCcatttctgttggaataatcaatcgtgcttgcacgatttgATCCCAGCCATCCATCTGTGCTTTATGAGTCTCGATCCCAGCCATTCATCATCGCTTTTAATCTCGCCCTCGGGATGTGAACCATCAGACGAAAATCGATTGAGACGAAAGTGACAAAagcaaaggagaaagaaaagattcAGTAGAGGCGAGAGCCTTCGTCTTCGGGGCTAGGGTTTGCTTCTCTGTTTTTCCGTtctctgtaaatgttgtatagCTTTGCTTAATTTATATGGTTCGATAGGGTTCTGCCTTTTAATCTGTattgagtgattattgggcaTTTTTGTATTCTCGAACCATTGTTTGTAAAGAGGGTTTGGGAGGGTTTTATGTGGGTATAATCTCGGATTCATCTCATAGTACAATGAGctcttctctctcgagctcaaCATGGACGTACCCTCattttgaggtgaaccacggtaaatcccTTGCCTCTTTTCGTTTTCGTTTCTGTTTTGTGTGTATGTTTATTTTGCTTCCAGTTTTTGTTCATCAAGAGTCTGTGATTGAAAAGCATCGGAAAATCCTAAGGCACTTGTTTTAGTTCCCAACATGTCTATTTGGTGTATTGGAGGAGTGAGGGCAAGTCTTGATGGCAAGAATATGGTTGTCCCCTTTGTGACTATAAGGTTCAAAAATAGCTTATTCGCAAAGATAAAGCTGCATACAAAAACAACCCTCCCCAACCCTCATAAAACAGGGAGCCTTGTGCACTAGGACTAGCCTTTTGGTATATAGGAGGAGTAAAATCCTAGGTAAAGGATGGGGATCAGTCAAACTCATGACATTAGACGTGAATCTATGTCACTCATCATGCGTTAACTCTCCCTGATATTGCCCAGTCACATTTATATCATCATACACATTATCACACACattctttcaattatttcattatagaTTCTCTTTAAAATGTCTTAAAGTTTATATCCAAGCCTATTGACAGAAATTCTTATATCATTCCTGTCAATTCTAACAATTTGATTAACCAAATTTCTTGACTGAATGTACATCATATGAATTAGTATCCCCATTCATTTACTTTGCATCAAATTTAGATCTCATGAGGGTGAGACTTTGTAGCAACAGTAGTATTACTCCTCTATGACTGGATAGTCACAGGATCAAATTGCACAAAAAAAccctttttaaagtaaatgtaaGGCTAAAAATGACCCTCTCCCAGCCCTTGCAAACTGGGGAGCCTCGTCCATTGGGGGCACCCCCCCTATAATTTAGTTCCCATGAACATCACACCATATTTTATACTTCACAACCATTCCATCATAATACTAAAAAACCCAGAAAGatgtataaaaattttagagGTTCCAATTAGTATTCTGTCTACAAGGGTCCATTTTGTTAAATGCATGATCATTTCAACATATAAGACGGTTCCCAATGAAGTAATGAGAGGGATTACTTAAAATTGTTTGTACAAGAAAACCGTAgtaaatgggagaaaaatgcCATGGAAGCACACATAACTAATATTTCACCAAAATCAACAAAAGGGTTATTAGCTTCCAGTAGCTTGATTAGGCGCAAGAAACACTTTAGAACCAGATTTCCCACATCTAATATGCAAAAGAAACAACGAGTAACTGTAAAAACAAGCCGATCCTAACAATCACTTgtgaattaaggaaaaataccTTTATCGAACTTTTTACCATCTGGGTCCAAACGCTCCACTCGAAATATATCCTCCAAAAGTGTCTCCACCATCCTTCAAACgaaggttctctctctctctctctctctctctctctcagagcAGAAACTGAGGTGATTATGGAACTTCTTTACCTCTGCTGCGACCAACTTGAATAGCCCAGGTGCTTGTTACGGTCACGGTTCGGGTCGGGCCATTTTGTTTGCCCGAATCACTGTGGATGACTAAGTCTAAGACCGTTATTCCGTTCATGGCAAATTGGATTGGCTTAATTCAaactagtggatcacccatTCGATGCATCgttgaaacaaaaattattattaaagtgaaaattatataatttagtagttacaataaataaaaatcacaataaagaagtaaaaaataaataaaataatcgtgttacaatcatgaaaatacaataaaatgattacatattttgaaagatttctttatatgcattcaaggatagatgaataattaaaaacacataaCTCTATTCCGAAactatgtaaaaaaataaacttaaattaacatgtaatacaataaacaatgcgtaaaaaataaaaaaattacacaataacaagaaaaaaaaataaacgataatcaatctctttattttgaaatatgcatttaatggtagattttttttttttcacgtgtatttgtctcatatgtgcttATCACACAAACCCTCAAAAcgtaatttttcttagttgcattcacatcactcacttgaTAAAATAGTagtgctatgttacaccagaagaccaaact is a window of Diospyros lotus cultivar Yz01 chromosome 10, ASM1463336v1, whole genome shotgun sequence DNA encoding:
- the LOC127811539 gene encoding DNA-directed RNA polymerases II and V subunit 8A-like, encoding MVETLLEDIFRVERLDPDGKKFDKVSRIEAISEQLEMYMQLDVNIDIYPLHVGEKFLMVLASTLNLDGTPDSGYFTQGGRKSLADKFEYVMHGKSYRISDNKVEICASFGGLLMLLKADPSDAQKLELDQRLFILIRKV